The genomic stretch TTCTGAAGAGACCTGCAGAGTGCCTCCTGCAGGAGAATCCACCACAGCAGACGATGCTTCCTTCAGATCTCTCAAAGTAGAAAGAAAAGGGAGTGGGGTTATGTTTCTGGCCATTCAAAATGTGTAGCGTAAGTAGGGATCAAAGTTCCTAGAAAAAACTCAACGGATTCCCAATCCATTTGGGGACGAACCTTCAGAATTCCATCAGAGACGGATACACAAGAGGAAAGCGGTGAGTTGCCCTCCAGGTTCCTCTTCGATGGCCCACGTTCAGGCCCCACCAAAGCCGAGGGAGACATCCTGGATGTTGGCTGGCAGTGAGTTTGGGGCTCGCGGCGGCGATGATCGGCAGACGATGCCTGTACTGACAAGCTCTAGAATACATTTTGAATCCACTGAATTCTAGCACTCCTTTCATAAGAGCGGAGAGGCATGCTCGTAATCCTCGGAATCCCCGGAATccattgttgttttttccaaAGGTAATGAAACACTTGAAGCACTTTTGTGGTTTTCCTAATTATATTTTCCCCGAAGTGAAAGAGACACAGCTTCCTGGCTCGCTTCCCAACACtgtccaacactaattctgtGTCTTTGGCTCTCATGcatcttctctctctctcgcttcgCAGGAATGTTGCCAGAGTCCAATGTCAAAGGGCAATCATGGCGGCAACGCTTTATTGAGCAGTTCCACAGATAATTTCTCGGAGATCACAAAATTATTCGCAATTTCCAAGCTTTGTGGTATCGATAGCTCTCGATACTTGAGTAGATATCTattaatgaaatgaaaataagaATGTTTTCGGATAGTTTAATGTCTATGGTGTCTTTGGAGTTTATTGGAAGCGGGAATATTCATTGGGGGGATGATCCAGAGTACCCTTAAGTACTACCCGATAAATACTATTTTTCGATGTGACCATTTTCCCCCCTCCATGGCGCTAATTTTCCCCAAACGCGTGGCTTCTTCTTCTGAATTTTTCCTGCCAATTGGCAAGTAATTGTTGTCTTTgcgttttcttcttctctgcttGTGGTAGGTTCGAGGTAAAAAACTGTGAAACGGACGCCTAAATAAAGTATTCTTTTTGCCAGATCAACCCAGAATGGATCAAGACTCTTCGCAGCAAGATGCCTCCAATGAGACCTTCAACGATGCCCCCGATTTGGAGAAGCTCGTCCATTTATTCCTGTTCGAGCCACTTCCCTCAAAGTTCACTCCACGTGTGTACTGGAAGATGGTGCAGCCCGATGGACCCGACCCGTCGCCGGATGTCGAGGATGGCCCCGCCGACAAGCCGAAGACCGCGGCTCTAGAGGGTGACTCGCGGGAATGCCCTGAGTGTGGAACACCAAAGTCCAAACATTTCAAATGTGAATAACTTGAGAAGGAGCCACCACTAGATCGACGTTAATCGGTTCACTCACAATAACGAAATGTTCCTTAAACTCtcaataaatatacataacaATGTACTTATTCCTGGACTATGCAAAGTGGTCTTTGCGAGAAAGTTTAAgaccccccagccccagcccccgcccccgtccCCGTCCTCTGGCCGCATTAGTATTCATAACAAAATgtcatatataatatttttgggTGTTCCGATGTCCAAATCCCCTTGGGCAACGCACTGCGTGACATCTTTGTTTGTGGTCGGACCTGCTGTACCCAAAAAATAATCCCCTACCCTTCTTAGGACCCTCCTGCATCCCCATCTCCGTCTGCCCGATTGGAAGGCGGCCCCTGGCTATTTGATGGCTTTGCAATCGTTCCCGTCGCTCGGTCTGTGCCCGGAATATCTAATGGATGCGTGCAACTAATTGAGTTGCTGGTTGCAAAGGGATTTCGTGGTGCTTCTTGAATTTGCAAATCCTTTTTTAAAGGATAAATGGTTTTTGTTCGGAGCCCCTTCGACCAGGCTCAGTACTTAATGAAGGGAATGCGAGAGGATTTTGTGgcagaaacaaacaaatttcacgCAAATCCAAAAGTTAAGCCTGCAAACAGAAAACTTTTCAGCGAGGGTCGGCCGAGGAATAGTCGGATTGATTGAAAGGAACGAAAAGAGACCTAAAAGATGGAGATCGCCTTTGGTTTTCGGGTTGTTTCGCGGGCTTAAGGCCTATATCTATCACGTGCCCGACTCCTTGGCCTCTCGAGCTTCGTCTGAGAGATTGGTTCCTCTTGGTTGGAGACTTTTCGCTGACTCTATGAGGCTTCAGCCACTGAGCCACATTGTTTTTTCCCTTGCTATTCAGAGAGGGTGTCGAATATTCGGTGGAGGACGCCCACAAAGGGCTGAACGTCGCATCTTCCTGCGCTTCGTCGTACCTTCCAGATCCCTGAGGTCCCAATCCTTGCGAGGCTTCCGCAAGAGCAGGGAACATGGGGTTCGGTATCTGTTCCTCCCATCGATGCCTATGGGGTCTCCATGGAAGTTGGAAACTGTCTGAGGTCTGACGGTAGACTGTGCTACCGATTCTCTGCTATTTATTTGCTATAAAATGTCAATTCTTGGGCtatttttcttcatttgcTGTTAGCTCCTCGAGCCCCACTATCGAGTCCAGGGGCACTTGGAGGTTCCATTGGCGGCGCAAATGCTTCGGGAGGGTCGGCAGCATGAAGATCATATTGAATTTGTGGGCAGGGGGCACAAGGCCTTGCTGCAGCATGCGGCAGCTGATATTCAGGTACCGCAGATCGCCGCTCTTTCGCTCAATGGTGCACTGGAAAGATGCGGTTAGAGTACGCTCAGATGGTTTGCTGTGGAGTACTTACGTTGGATGCCTGCTGGACCAGCTCCTCGGTCAGGTTCTGATTGGGTGGCACATCAGGGCGGCCCATGAAAGCTGGGGGAAGGGAGAGAATAAGTACGGGGATAAATGAAGCTGCAGTTCCACTCACGAGCTGTTCGATCTCCAGAGAGAAAACAGGCCAGGCAGAAGGCCATCAGGATCAGGCAGTGCTTCAGGAAACGCCGAAGGCACGGATTTCCACTGAAAGGTAAAAACATAATTTGGAATTTTAGCTTTACTCCGTAAAAGCAATAGATGTTGAAAGTGTTTTGGATTTGTGGGGGAAAGCAGGAACTGTGTGGATAACTCGGAGAAAACTAGATGGCTGAAATGTGTACAGCCTTCTTTTGGCTCGCCCTGCCCCTAGTCCCTAGCCCCTTTGGGAAGCAGACGATTTTGTTGAAGCTCAATTACGAATGCAATTTATTGGAGGCACTACAAGTAAGAGCAAATGTAAGTCGATTCTTCACTCGGAGACCTCGATGATTTGAGCATTCTCGCAGACGATGGCATCCCGCTGGCCGCTCTGGACAGTGCCGATGATCCAGGCCGGGTGACCATCCTGGGCCTCGAGGAGGCGGCAAAAGGAAGCGGCATCCTCGCGGGGCATGCAGATGAGCAGGCCACCGGAGATCTCGTGGCTAACACCGCGACGCAGGCGGCTCTGGCAGCAAGGTACAGTCGCCAGCTTGCCGATCACCGGCAGGATGTTGATGACAAAGGACAGCGGCTGCTGTTGGAGGAGAGCCAGGGTCCTGGCATGGGCCAGGATGCCCCGCCCGGACACGGCCAAGGCCCCGTGGGCGTTGTGCAAGTGCATGAGACTGGCGGCCTTGCGGTTGAGGCGAGTCATCGACTTGACAGCCAGCCGATAGGCCACACGGAGGTCCTCTTCGGTGACGAACGGATTGTAGCGCTCCCAGGCCTGCGGCTGACCGATGCACCCGTAGGCATCGATGGCCATCTGGGTGCCCAGGGGCTTGGTCAGCACCAGGACATCGCCGTCCACGGCGTTGTCGCGCGCCAGCAGCCGGCTCTTCTCCCAGTGGGAGGAGGCCAGGCCGCCGGCGATGAACCAGTCGCTGTGCATGCACTGGGCCCAGGTCTCCCTCCCGCCGGTGGCCTGGAAGCACTGCTTGAAGCCCTCCTCCATCATGGAGTACACCACTTTGAACTCGCTCATGCACATCCGGCGAGGCCTGCAGGCCAGCATCAGCATTTTGTCGCACTCGGTGATGCCCATGGCGTAGAGGTCGGCGATCGCGTCCGCGCAGATGATCTTCCCCACCTCGTAGGGATCGTCGATGACCGGGTAGTGGCACACGACGGTCAGGTGGTGCTGCACTCCGGCCAGCAGACCGCTCGTGGTGATGTTCATTTCGCGCAGCATCTCCTCCAGCCGCGTTACCGGCCGCCGCTCGCCGCCCCACGTGTAGGCGTTGTCGGCAGGGCTGTCGAGCATTTCCGAAACCACTGATTCGGGCACCTTGCAGCCGGCTACCATCCGGTCGCCGTAGTTGGTCAGCCGGAAGTAGGCACTTAGGCCTCGAAGAACGGGGTTGAAGTCGCCCATTGTAAAATCCAAAGTATTATTTTATTCACAAGCAAAAAGCGTTTGACAGCTGCAGGGCTGCCTAGAAACTTTCGATAACTGATGTCACGATTGGAACTTATCGATAGTTATAGTCTCTCTACGATATATACTGATAATAGGCAAAGAAAATACGCTTTGCTGGTGAGATTTATCTTTGACAAACACTCCAGCAAATCCACATATCGATTGCATGAGTTGGCAGCCCTACTCTTGGCCAATGCAACCCTGTACTGGAAGAAAAATGGCCGCTGTTACGTGGAGCTGAAAACTTACAAAGAATTCTCTGTTTTGGGAGGTGCGCGTAGACcgaaaaaatgtttaaaaatcaTGAAATGGATCATCGGGGagatattatatatttttggacGTTCTGCACCAACAGAAGGCTGTCACGCGCCGATCttaggcaaaacgcagccctcctcccgacCAACTGAACGAGGgacgctgccgcatgacgcgtgGCGCGTAGCAGAACCGAACATACAGGAAAGATGGTAGCTGTATTCTTGTTCCAGTCCCTGATTTCATTTTCCTCTACAGGAGTCAAGGGAGCGCTTTACAGGCTTTGGCGATTCAGCCACCTAAAGGGAGGTAGATTCTTCCGACGGCGAAGAGGCTTTTTGATCTCTACTTGGCTCTACACCAAGCCAAGATGTGATTCCTGGAAGCAGACTCGCAGACTTTGGCCTGGAAGAAGAGGACATCAAGGCCTGTATCAACAGCGAGCCGAAAAGGTCCAATGGAGGATTCGACAGACCTTTTGCCAAAGTCGTAGGATCGGTTATATATATAGAAGCTAGGAATATATAAGCCGGTCATTCTAGTCGAAGTATTCTTTCCCCTCTTGGCAAACTTTCGCATCAACCCACTCGACCCCATTCGCCTGAGCCTCGAAGCCTGTCAATACCCAATCGACATCAAATACTAGCCGAGTTTTTTCCGTTGCGAAATAGTTGTCTGTTGTGGCCCCTTaggggtggggggagtgggCCACCCCTTTATGGATCCACCTGTTACCacgcacctgctgctgctcaataATTGATGTAAATCTGTCAGCACTGTGAAGTGTCACactcgttgtcgttgctgttTCCAGTTCCTTTTCCTGTTTTCTCTGGTGCTGAGTGCCTTGTTGATCCTTTTTATTCCGGTAGCCGTGTTGTTGTTTCAACCTGCAACTTGTTCACAACTTCCGAGGGTACTTGCACGGAGTGTATGGtgcagggggcaggggaaaAAACCTCCACAGCTGGCGAGAAGGAGAAGATTGTAGCCAAGGGCTGCTCCAGACACAGAGGACGGAGGCCTATGGACACCAAGGGGGCAGGGTGTAAGCTCTTGGGGAATGATAAATAGCCAAGAGCTCAAGTGGCCCACCGTTGCAGGCCAAAAAGCTTCTCACCTTTTGGATAAAACTCGCAGGCAAAGGCTGCCCTGGATAAGCTCCCGAAAACCTAATGAAAATGAGATGAAAATTATTGCAACGTAAATCAGGCGCCCAGCTGGGACGCCCCCATCCACCCAGCAACCAAGAGGCTGCTCTCCTGGCTtttcccccatccccccatccccatcccccatcccgtCTAAACGTTTCCAACTGCTTAATTTGGCTTTCATTGCTGCTgttctttcgcttttttttttttgttctttcctTTGGTTCTCGTATCTTTTTTCGATTTCGTTGCGGCCTGACATGAATTATTTAACGATCTCCAGCTGCGTTGATGCGATTCGGCCAAGGATGCCTCCGAATTAAAGCCCTAACAAGCTTAACCGCAGAAGGGGGAGCCAGCCAGGAGCCCAACTTCATTTAATGCAACAATGTGTGGGTCAGAACAATAAGCGATTCAGCCCAGTATACTCTTACCATTCCACCGTGTTCTAGCCATTTCTGTGGATGCGAGGACTTAACTCTTTGTGCCGACGCGACGCTACGTCGACTTTCCAATTTCAAGTGAAAAATCCCGCGAATGAACATGTAAACAACACAGTGGATAGGTGGAGCCCGaaaagggggcggggggggggacagacagacaggaaaaacaaaaggaaaactcccaaatgcaaagaaaaatcGACTAAGAATGATTGTGGTTGAAACAGGGATAGAGTGGCCGAAAGGATGACCTGGAAAGGGTTAATGGAAGTATTTGGAGGTCGAATAGCACCGTATTGGATAGGAGAAATGAGAGAATAGAACACTACTACATTAATCCATATTTTAAGACCTGAATTCCCCCAAATTTGAATGAAGAACCCTGTCAAATTCCCCTTCAAACCCAGGTCTATCACAAGGCCGCCTTATCCCACAGATTTTCTAATATTTTGGGACTATATTCTTCAGTTCCTCGGAGCCCTCTTCATTCAGTCTTATATACCCTGTAACTGGTGAGTTTTTCCCCCTCACTgagccaaaaaccaaatgaaaatttcTCTGCGGGAGGTCGGCCAGtgcttgtatctgtatctgtatctgtatctgcgagCTGCAAAACTGCATTGGCCCAAAAGTGTATCTGCAGTGGCCATGTGTcggcgtgcgtgtgtgtgtgtgtgcctgtgtgtgtgtggagaaCAGTTTGCAACAAACTGGCTCTCCGTGAGATCctaaaaccaaataaaatgcGCTCCGCAGTTGAACCCgcttgaaatatatttttggcaATGAAAATAACCACCCACCctacccctcccctccccccgccgcaaaaaaaaaggatacaAAAAGTTGTTATAATAAATGGAATGAAGCGCCAAAGCGTTGAGCTGCAAGAGAatgttgcaacagcaacagagtgCAACCAGGGCATCCTTCCTTGCCTGATAATCCCTGGGAAATTTGTCTAGCCTGGGCAGCCCCCCCCGCAGCCCCCGCAGCCCCCGAAGCCCCCGAAGCCCCCGAATCTCTCCCTCTAAGGCTGATGAATGACGTCGCTGCTGTGCAAATTATAAGAGCAATTTGCATTATGTGGGTGGTGCCTCCGCGGCATTATCCCTAGCCGAGTTCTGGGATTAGTTTTTCGGCGAATGCGTGGCGAATGAAATGTTAGGTT from Drosophila pseudoobscura strain MV-25-SWS-2005 chromosome 4, UCI_Dpse_MV25, whole genome shotgun sequence encodes the following:
- the LOC6903198 gene encoding inactive selenide, water dikinase-like protein → MGDFNPVLRGLSAYFRLTNYGDRMVAGCKVPESVVSEMLDSPADNAYTWGGERRPVTRLEEMLREMNITTSGLLAGVQHHLTVVCHYPVIDDPYEVGKIICADAIADLYAMGITECDKMLMLACRPRRMCMSEFKVVYSMMEEGFKQCFQATGGRETWAQCMHSDWFIAGGLASSHWEKSRLLARDNAVDGDVLVLTKPLGTQMAIDAYGCIGQPQAWERYNPFVTEEDLRVAYRLAVKSMTRLNRKAASLMHLHNAHGALAVSGRGILAHARTLALLQQQPLSFVINILPVIGKLATVPCCQSRLRRGVSHEISGGLLICMPREDAASFCRLLEAQDGHPAWIIGTVQSGQRDAIVCENAQIIEVSE
- the LOC6903197 gene encoding uncharacterized protein, with translation MFLPFSGNPCLRRFLKHCLILMAFCLACFLSGDRTAPFMGRPDVPPNQNLTEELVQQASNCTIERKSGDLRYLNISCRMLQQGLVPPAHKFNMIFMLPTLPKHLRRQWNLQVPLDSIVGLEELTANEEK